TTGAGCCGGCCGGGGCGAGTGTCGGCGGCTATGACGCCATTGAGGCGAACGACCGGAATGACGGTGCCGCCGCGTCCGAAAAGCTTGCCGATCCAGTTGCGAATTCGTCCTGCCATTAGGCTCCCCCGACTTTCAGCCGGTGATGTAGGCGGCAAGCCTGCCAATTACCAGTGCAGCCGTCCAGTGCCACGGAAGATCGCCTGGAATTCGGGCATGAACGCCTGCCCCACATCTTCGTGCAGCGGCCGCGTCGCCAGCATGCGGAACGGGGCCTTGGAGCCCTTGATGGCGCGGACGAGGATGCGCGAGCAATCCATGCCCCGGCGCGGGGAGAGAGGCAGGACCGTGAGCCCGCCGAAGCGGGCATCGAGCGCGGCCAGCAATTGCGGCAGCACCTGCGCCACGTGCACAAAGATGATCTCGCCGCCCGGCGCGGCGTGCATGGCGGCGGCACGGACCCAGAGTGCGAGCTCTGCGGCATCCATATGGCGCGCCGTGGCGCGACCGGCCTTGGGCGAGATTGTGCCGTTGCTGCCGAAATAGGGCGGGTTGGCGATGACGGAGGTATAGGCATCGGCCTCGACGCCGGCAGCGGCGCGTTCGCTGCCCTTGGCGGTGACATCGACGAGAAAGGCGCGGGCGCGATCGGCCAGGGCATTGTCGCGCAGGTTGATGTGCGTGATGCCCAGTGTTTCCTCGTCGATCTCGACGAGATCGGCCTTGAGCTGAGGCAGATCGGCCATGGCCACCATGCCGGCGACACCGACCCCGGCTCCCATATCGAGCAGGCGCGTGCTGGCGGGATTCACGGCGGCACCGAGAATCACGGAATCGACGCCTGCGCGAAAACCGTGGCCAGGTTGCGACACAACCAGGCGGCCGCCCAAAAAGGCATCGCGCGTCAGCGTTTGGTGTTTTACAAAGTCGTTAGGCTGGTCTAGGGACATCGCACCCTTCGGGCAGGGGTTTTGCTTGGTTGCGGCCCAGCATATAACGCGCCTGCTCCGGCTCAACGACAATTGCCGGGCTCACGGCAAACGCGAGTAAACAATGGCCTTGTCGGCGACAGCAGAAAACGAACTGGCCGGTCCCAATGCGATGGACCGCCTGCTGACCGCAACGCAAGCGGAAATGAGCAAGGTGAACGCGCTTATACTTGCGCGCGCCGATTCGCACGTGGACATGGTGCCCGAACTCGCCCGCTATCTCATCGAAGCCGGGGGCAAGCGGCTGCGCCCGATGCTGACCGTGGCAGCCGCACTGCTCTTCGGGCGTTCGAACGGCGCCCATGTCAATTTCGCCGCCGCAGTCGAATTCATGCACAACGCGACGTTGCTCCATGACGATGTGGTCGACGAGAG
The sequence above is a segment of the Paradevosia shaoguanensis genome. Coding sequences within it:
- a CDS encoding tRNA1(Val) (adenine(37)-N6)-methyltransferase — encoded protein: MILGAAVNPASTRLLDMGAGVGVAGMVAMADLPQLKADLVEIDEETLGITHINLRDNALADRARAFLVDVTAKGSERAAAGVEADAYTSVIANPPYFGSNGTISPKAGRATARHMDAAELALWVRAAAMHAAPGGEIIFVHVAQVLPQLLAALDARFGGLTVLPLSPRRGMDCSRILVRAIKGSKAPFRMLATRPLHEDVGQAFMPEFQAIFRGTGRLHW